The sequence GACCGCGGGCATTCCGCTTCTCCGCGGCCGCCTGTTTACCGATGCCGAGGTGTATACACAGCAGCCGTTCGCGCTCATCAATCAGGCTTTCGTTCGCCGCTATTTCGCCGACCGCGATCCCCTCGGCCGTGTCGTTCGCATTCCCGATTTCAAATCTGCGCCCTTTAGCTCACCGGCGGATTCCTTCCAGATCGTCGGCGTGGTCAGAGACACACTCGATTGGGGCTGGGGCTCCGCCGGCGAGAATACTCCCGAGCTCTACATTCCGTTCACCTTCACCGGACGCGCAAGCCGGCTGATGGTGCTCACCCAGGGAGAGCCGTCGTCAGCAGTGGCGGAGATAAGAAAGCAGATCGCCTCGCTCGATCCCAATCAGCCGGTGACCGGCGTTAGCACGATGGAAGCCGAGCTCAGCGAAAACCTGATGTCGCAGCCGCGTTTCAATTTGGCATTATTCGCCACATTCGCCGGATTGGGTCTGCTGCTGGCCGTGGTAGGCGTATATGGGCTGATGTCGCATCTAGTGTCGACGCGAACCCACGAAATCGGCGTCCGCATCGCTCTCGGAGCCGGCTTCCGCCATGTGGCCGGAACCATCCTGCGCGACGGAGCCCAGCTCCTCATTGCCGGAGCGGGCATTGGACTGCTGGGAAGTCTGGCGACTGTTCGGCTGATTCGCGAGCAGGTGTGGCGAGTCTCACCCTTCGATCCGCTGTCGTTCAGCTTGGTCGTCCTCATCCTGATCACAGTCGGCCTGTTGGCATGTTTCTGGCCAGCACTCCGCGCGGCGCGCCTGAATCCCATGGTTGCGCTGCGGCATGAGTGACGGCACGGAAAGAAAACCGAAAACCCGCCTGCGTCGGCTGCATTTAGTCCAGGGCTCCGAGGTGCCGGGCGGGTTCCGTCACTTGAGAGTCAAGTAGAATGAGGCTCGATCAGCACGTGGAGTGACAGCAGCTATGCAGCGGGCATTTCGACTCAATATTCCGGAAACCCTGGATGACGTTTGTGATCCACAACGACTGGCTCTGATCGTCTACGACATGCAGGTAGGGATTGTGAAGCAGATCGAGAACGGCCGGCAGATCACGGACAAAGTTCTTCAGGTCCTCGACACGGCGCGCAAAACGGGTACTCGCATATTTTTTACGCGACACATGTCACTGCCCAGGGAACTCATGGGGATATCACAGTTCCGCATGGCGATGGCCTGGCAGAAGGTGAACAGTGCTGAGGATGTTCATCCCTGGTTTCTACGGGACTCGCCCGGCTTCCATCTCATTCCCGAAATGAATCCGTTGCCGAGCGAAGCAATCTTCGACAAGATCGCCATGTCGGCCTTCGAAGGTACGCCGCTGGATATGGCAATGCGGGACTGCGGGATCACTGCTTTTGCAATCGCCGGCATCGCCATGGAAATCGGCATTGAACCTACGGTGCGCCACGGCGCCGACCTGGGATACATTCCCGTGGTCATCCAAGACGCCTCTGGTTTCGGACATCGCGATGCGGCAGAACGCTCCCTCGCCAGCCTCGAATTCGCAGGTGACGCTTTCCTTACCACCACCGAGACTTTCTGCGACCGGCTTGGACGCACAATCCACCG is a genomic window of Terriglobales bacterium containing:
- a CDS encoding cysteine hydrolase → MQRAFRLNIPETLDDVCDPQRLALIVYDMQVGIVKQIENGRQITDKVLQVLDTARKTGTRIFFTRHMSLPRELMGISQFRMAMAWQKVNSAEDVHPWFLRDSPGFHLIPEMNPLPSEAIFDKIAMSAFEGTPLDMAMRDCGITAFAIAGIAMEIGIEPTVRHGADLGYIPVVIQDASGFGHRDAAERSLASLEFAGDAFLTTTETFCDRLGRTIHRTGSLSA